The following proteins come from a genomic window of Miscanthus floridulus cultivar M001 chromosome 2, ASM1932011v1, whole genome shotgun sequence:
- the LOC136539772 gene encoding non-specific lipid transfer protein-like 1, with amino-acid sequence MPTSPPYPVRRWTVGLSASGIHKGICRAACSDHSTPRVPPTSPFPHRPAARPPHSTPLLPLTRAIMALASRAAAAVACVLLALAASAAGAGSHSPAPAPAVDCVSQAATLLDCLDYVQQGSTERRPSAACCGEVKTAVASPVIVGCLCSLAGSKNLGFPIDIKRVLALPGACGASNAAFSKCNISALSPTAEAPAPSTAGGSSSGGAAASPPKAAAASSPPMTATALVAAVVAPLLAYCYLF; translated from the exons ATGCCAACCTCGCCGCCGTATCCCGTGCGCCGGTGGACCGTTGGCCTCTCTGCATCTGGCATCCATAAAGGCATCTGCCGGGCCGCGTGCTCTGACCACTCCACTCCCCGCGTCCCACCAACCAGTCCATTCCCACACCGGCCCGCCGCCCGCCCACCCCACTCCACTCCGCTCCTCCCACTCACTCGAGCCATCATGGCCCTCgcctcccgcgccgccgccgccgtggcgtgCGTCCTCCTGGCgctcgccgcctccgccgcggGGGCGGGCTCCCACTCTCCTGCCCCGGCGCCCGCGGTGGACTGCGTCTCCCAGGCCGCCACCCTCCTCGACTGCCTCGACTACGTCCAGCAGGGGAGCACCGAACGCCGGCCGTCCGCTGCCTGCTGTGGCGAGGTCAAGACCGCCGTGGCCAGCCCCGTCATCGTGGGCTGCCTCTGCTCCCTCGCCGGCTCCAAGAACCTGGGCTTTCCCATCGACATCAAGCGCGTGCTGGCGCTCCCCGGCGCGTGCGGCGCGTCCAACGCCGCCTTCAGCAAGTGCAACA TTTCCGCGCTTTCCCCAACCGCCGAAG CACCAGCACCATCCACCGCCGGGGGATCGTCGAGTGGCGGGGCGGCCGCATCACCACCCAAGGCCGCGGCAGCCAGTTCTCCTCCGATGACGGCGACCGCTCTGGTGGCTGCCGTGGTGGCTCCGTTGCTCGCCTACTGCTACCTCTTCTGA
- the LOC136537118 gene encoding putative disease resistance protein RGA3 codes for MEIAFSAVIGEGVSQFISFLMSKYSNNAASEEQKMGRLQHLLLRVRTVVEEADGRYITNSGMVEQLQVLADAMYRGYRLLDSFSCGRPNPLMEEVSNTSALSFRSPPKRCRTITFGRKAKAVSLDQSLDDTLDRLETAVAHMAEFVVLLGGCERLSRRPYDAHLYIDNFMFGRHAEKQRLLNFLLHQNSSTGSPPPVLSVIGDRSVGKRTLVAHVCNDKRVTSHFSLILHLNEGDLFRVEEEHERLAKGKILIVVEFDSVVVDEEDWVKFYSSVTNMKKGSKVVIISKHREFEKIATVKPIFLNTLPYEEFRYLFKILAFGSTNPMEHLQLLRIVDELSKELQLGWSLVTANVLGEALRTNLDVRFWLCMLNKTRRITERNMSVFGAYPKALAERGHHVDMTDLELIPGAPFHLAWTTKAHDDSVKKELPKVTIRELMVDPTARPKGDFIMIIWQSRIPPHTCFGHFVPNCDQGMRQHVLLSGRKRRGVLL; via the coding sequence ATGGAGATTGCCTTCTCTGCAGTGATTGGTGAGGGCGTGAGCCAGTTCATCTCCTTCCTAATGAGCAAGTACTCCAACAACGCAGCGTCAGAGGAGCAAAAGATGGGGAGACTGCAGCATCTGCTCCTGAGGGTTCGGACAGTCGTCGAGGAGGCGGACGGGCGGTACATCACCAACTCGGGGATGGTGGAACAGCTGCAGGTGCTCGCAGACGCCATGTACCGAGGCTACCGCCTGCTAGACAGCTTCAGCTGTGGAAGGCCTAATCCTTTGATGGAGGAGGTTAGCAACACATCTGCCTTGTCTTTTCGAAGTCCTCCCAAACGTTGTCGTACAATTACTTTTGGAAGGAAGGCCAAGGCCGTTAGCCTTGATCAGTCGTTGGATGATACACTGGACAGATTAGAAACTGCTGTTGCTCACATGGCAGAATTTGTTGTGCTTTTGGGTGGCTGTGAACGCTTGTCGCGTCGACCATACGATGCGCATCTTTACATCGACAATTTCATGTTTGGGCGTCATGCTGAAAAGCAAAGGCTCCTCAACTTCTTGTTGCACCAGAACAGTTCAACTGGTTCACCGCCGCCGGTTCTTTCGGTGATCGGCGATCGTTCGGTAGGTAAAAGAACTCTGGTCGCTCATGTATGCAATGACAAGAGGGTTACTTCACACTTCTCTTTGATTTTACACTTGAATGAAGGTGATCTTTTTAGAGTAGAAGAAGAACATGAAAGGCTGGCAAAGGGCAAGATCTTGATAGTTGTTGAGTTTGATTCAGTAGTAGTGGATGAGGAGGACTGGGTAAAATTTTATTCGTCTGTGACAAATATGAAGAAAGGAAGCAAGGTGGTGATCATCAGCAAGCATAGAGAATTCGAAAAAATTGCAACTGTCAAGCCAATTTTTCTCAATACCCTACCATATGAGGAGTTCAGGTACCTCTTCAAGATACTCGCATTCGGAAGCACAAACCCCATGGAACATCTTCAATTGCTAAGAATCGTGGACGAATTATCCAAGGAGTTGCAACTGGGATGGTCACTTGTCACAGCAAATGTGCTTGGAGAAGCCTTGAGAACGAATCTCGACGTACGTTTCTGGCTTTGCATGCTAAACAAGACTAGGAGAATAACTGAGAGAAACATGTCCGTTTTTGGCGCGTATCCTAAAGCACTTGCTGAACGGGGTCATCATGTAGACATGACAGACCTAGAGTTAATCCCTGGTGCTCCATTTCACTTGGCGTGGACTACAAAAGCCCATGATGACTCAGTAAAGAAGGAACTACCAAAGGTGACAATTCGAGAACTTATGGTAGATCCTACTGCTAGGCCAAAAGGGGACTTCATTATGATTATATGGCAATCAAGGATACCACCTCACACTTGTTTTGGTCACTTTGTTCCAAATTGTGATCAGGGTATGCGTCAGCATGTTCTCTTGTCAGGGAGGAAACGTCGAGGAGTGCTTTTATAA